One Georgenia wutianyii DNA segment encodes these proteins:
- a CDS encoding glycosyltransferase family protein, with protein MTAEPAVLHLNDCAFVALNLVRAARRADLRWGYLPPDKVRPARTPGGGLDRVRYLPYVQRRARALHRADVVHVHYGTSVRLIRERFMPRRPYLLHLHGTDIREQADDPRYREEIARAVDGAEQVYYTNLDTAERALAARPDAQYMPAFVDVTGLPQWRPGGRRVVFASRWSPAKGAPVMLELAARLREVLPADVRLQGLDWGEAAGAAAAAGVELLPRTAHARYLELLAQADVVVGQANTVLGVSEHEAMALGVPLVVPSHVLTHPEGGPPPVLAGGVEESVEHVLESLRDPRGVSDGLGAAAWVRRHYTADPYVRPLQEVYRRVARSG; from the coding sequence ATGACCGCTGAGCCGGCTGTCCTCCACCTCAACGACTGCGCGTTCGTCGCGCTCAACCTCGTGCGCGCCGCCCGGAGGGCCGACCTGCGGTGGGGCTACCTGCCCCCGGACAAGGTCCGCCCGGCCCGCACGCCGGGCGGGGGCCTGGACCGGGTCCGCTACCTGCCCTACGTCCAACGCCGCGCCCGTGCGCTGCACCGGGCCGACGTCGTCCACGTCCACTACGGGACGAGCGTGCGGCTCATCCGTGAGCGGTTCATGCCCCGGCGGCCCTACCTGCTCCACCTCCACGGCACCGACATCCGCGAGCAGGCCGACGACCCGCGCTACCGCGAGGAGATCGCCCGGGCCGTCGACGGCGCCGAGCAGGTCTACTACACGAACCTCGACACCGCGGAGCGGGCGCTGGCCGCCCGGCCCGACGCGCAGTACATGCCGGCCTTCGTCGACGTCACCGGCCTGCCGCAGTGGCGGCCGGGCGGCCGCCGGGTGGTCTTCGCCTCCCGCTGGTCGCCGGCCAAGGGTGCCCCGGTCATGCTCGAGCTCGCGGCGCGGCTGCGCGAGGTGCTCCCCGCCGACGTCCGCCTCCAGGGGCTGGACTGGGGCGAGGCCGCCGGGGCGGCCGCCGCGGCCGGGGTGGAGCTGCTCCCGCGCACGGCGCACGCCCGCTACCTCGAGCTGCTCGCACAGGCCGACGTCGTCGTCGGGCAGGCGAACACCGTCCTGGGCGTGAGCGAGCACGAGGCGATGGCGCTCGGGGTGCCGCTCGTCGTCCCGAGCCACGTGCTCACCCACCCGGAGGGCGGGCCGCCCCCGGTGCTCGCGGGCGGCGTCGAGGAGTCGGTGGAGCACGTCCTCGAGTCGCTGCGCGACCCTCGTGGGGTCAGTGACGGCCTCGGGGCGGCGGCGTGGGTGCGCCGGCACTACACGGCCGACCCCTACGTCCGGCCGCTCCAGGAGGTCTACCGCCGGGTCGCGCGGTCCGGCTGA
- a CDS encoding glycosyltransferase family 2 protein translates to MSAPDVDVVVALHDPSRPVGRCVSSLLAGAGSHVRVTVACHELDPDDVAPLVPADPRVRLLPVRDGLGSPSGPYNAGIDAATARYVSIIGSDDFLEPGALSAWTRAADRLGSDVMLARVRMQDGTEVHTPRVRPLRSRDLDLVRDRLAYRTAPLGLMRRATLDALELRLVEGMRSGGDVAFTARLWSSGVRVDLARSAPRYVVGTDAVTRVTTSVRPITDELRAFDDLVSRPWLPDLTPAARRAIAVKSVRIHLLGAIRRRREETDWHEGEPQWLRDLLTRWVDLAPGVLRPFSRADRALLAAALDPQVTAASLVEAVAARAAAGRWDAVLTPSPADNLDRESTLRYLAADRFWR, encoded by the coding sequence GTGAGCGCCCCCGACGTCGACGTCGTCGTCGCGCTCCACGACCCCTCCCGGCCGGTGGGACGCTGCGTCTCCTCCCTCCTCGCCGGCGCCGGCTCCCACGTCCGGGTGACCGTCGCCTGCCACGAGCTCGACCCCGACGACGTCGCCCCGCTCGTCCCGGCCGACCCGCGCGTGCGTCTCCTGCCGGTCCGCGACGGCCTCGGCAGCCCGTCCGGCCCGTACAACGCAGGCATCGACGCCGCCACGGCCCGCTACGTCTCGATCATCGGCTCGGACGACTTCCTCGAGCCCGGCGCGCTGTCCGCCTGGACGCGCGCCGCGGACCGCCTCGGCTCCGACGTCATGCTCGCCCGGGTGCGCATGCAGGACGGCACCGAGGTCCACACGCCGCGGGTGCGCCCGCTGCGCTCGCGCGACCTCGACCTCGTGCGCGACCGGCTCGCCTACCGCACGGCGCCGCTGGGCCTCATGCGCAGGGCGACCCTCGACGCGCTCGAGCTGCGCCTCGTCGAGGGCATGCGCTCGGGCGGCGACGTCGCGTTCACCGCGCGCCTGTGGTCCTCCGGCGTGCGGGTGGACCTCGCGCGCTCGGCGCCCCGCTACGTCGTGGGGACCGACGCGGTCACCCGGGTGACGACGTCGGTACGCCCGATCACCGACGAGCTGCGCGCGTTCGACGACCTCGTCTCCCGCCCGTGGCTGCCCGACCTGACCCCCGCCGCGCGCCGCGCCATCGCCGTCAAGAGCGTGCGCATCCACCTCCTCGGAGCGATCCGCCGCCGCCGGGAGGAGACGGACTGGCACGAGGGCGAGCCGCAGTGGCTGCGTGACCTGCTCACCCGGTGGGTGGACCTGGCACCGGGCGTGCTGCGGCCCTTCAGCCGCGCCGACCGGGCGCTGCTCGCCGCCGCCCTCGACCCCCAGGTCACGGCCGCCTCGCTCGTCGAGGCCGTCGCCGCCCGCGCGGCCGCGGGCCGGTGGGACGCCGTCCTCACGCCATCGCCGGCCGACAACCTCGACCGGGAGTCGACGCTGCGCTACCTCGCGGCGGACCGCTTCTGGCGCTGA
- a CDS encoding ABC transporter ATP-binding protein gives MPLLPRGARRFLVLYAVATSSLALLDIAALGLLALTMTPLVQGRPLSLPLVGEVPPEYTVWIIVVVCVLIVLKSVLSMALQWIATRRFAAYELLIGDRLFAAYIQAPWTERLRRNSAELVRLADVGIANTTAGLLLPAASLPAEVVTFVAVLAVLVVAEPVTAAITLVYLGLIAAVLYFVISKRAVVAGRVNRDYSFRVATLMTEMVATLKEITLRNKAGEVAQVVHRNRIHTTRARANIQFLNAVPKFVIEAALIGGFVLVGAAAYLQGGSASALSAVALFAVAGFRMIPSVTRFQGIITTTSSTIPHANAVMRDIRLAERYTAGPEQIGTRPLRHRPEVLSLRDVEFTYPGSATPAVTGVDVDVRMGSSLALVGASGAGKSTLVDIFLGLLVPSSGSITIDGEPLVEVLADWRSKVGYVPQDVSLFDGTIAQNVALSWDGDVDEDRVREALTRAQLLEVVENRAGGLHARIGERGMALSGGQRQRLGIARALYSDPLVLVMDEATSALDTATEEAVARAIRDLHGDVTVISVAHRLSTIRHSDQVCFMRDARIVARGTFEEVVASEPDFAYQASLAGLA, from the coding sequence TTGCCGCTTCTCCCCCGAGGTGCCCGGCGCTTCCTCGTGCTCTACGCCGTGGCGACCAGCTCGCTCGCGCTGCTCGACATCGCCGCCCTCGGCCTGCTCGCCCTCACGATGACGCCCCTGGTCCAGGGCCGCCCGCTCAGCCTGCCGCTCGTGGGCGAGGTGCCGCCGGAGTACACCGTGTGGATCATCGTCGTCGTCTGCGTGCTCATCGTCCTCAAGAGCGTCCTGTCGATGGCGCTCCAGTGGATCGCCACCCGCCGCTTCGCGGCCTATGAGCTGCTCATCGGCGACCGCCTCTTCGCCGCCTACATCCAGGCGCCGTGGACCGAGCGGCTGCGCCGCAACTCCGCCGAGCTCGTGCGCCTCGCGGACGTCGGCATCGCCAACACGACGGCCGGGCTCCTCCTGCCCGCCGCGTCGCTGCCCGCCGAGGTCGTGACGTTCGTCGCCGTGCTCGCCGTGCTCGTCGTCGCCGAGCCGGTGACCGCGGCCATCACCCTCGTCTACCTCGGCCTCATCGCCGCCGTCCTCTACTTCGTCATCTCCAAGCGCGCCGTCGTCGCCGGGCGGGTCAACCGCGACTACTCCTTCCGCGTCGCCACGCTCATGACCGAGATGGTCGCCACGCTCAAGGAGATCACCCTGCGCAACAAGGCCGGGGAGGTCGCGCAGGTCGTCCACCGCAACCGCATCCACACGACCCGGGCCCGCGCGAACATCCAGTTCCTCAACGCCGTGCCGAAGTTCGTCATCGAGGCCGCGCTCATCGGCGGCTTCGTCCTCGTCGGGGCGGCCGCCTACCTCCAGGGCGGGTCGGCGAGCGCGCTCAGCGCCGTCGCGCTCTTCGCCGTCGCGGGCTTCCGGATGATCCCCTCGGTCACCCGCTTCCAGGGGATCATCACCACGACGTCCTCGACGATCCCGCACGCCAACGCCGTCATGCGCGACATCCGGCTCGCCGAGAGGTACACCGCGGGGCCCGAGCAGATCGGCACCCGCCCGCTGCGTCACCGCCCCGAGGTGCTGAGCCTGCGCGACGTCGAGTTCACCTACCCGGGCAGCGCGACCCCGGCCGTCACCGGTGTCGACGTCGACGTGCGGATGGGCAGCTCGCTCGCGCTCGTCGGTGCCTCCGGGGCGGGCAAGTCCACCCTCGTCGACATCTTCCTCGGCCTGCTCGTCCCGTCCTCCGGCTCGATCACCATCGACGGGGAGCCGCTCGTCGAGGTGCTCGCCGACTGGCGGTCCAAGGTCGGCTACGTCCCCCAGGACGTCTCGCTCTTCGACGGGACCATCGCCCAGAACGTCGCGCTGTCGTGGGACGGGGACGTCGACGAGGACCGGGTGCGCGAGGCCCTGACCCGCGCCCAGCTCCTCGAGGTCGTCGAGAACCGCGCCGGCGGCCTGCACGCCCGGATCGGCGAGCGCGGCATGGCCCTGTCCGGCGGGCAGCGCCAGCGCCTGGGCATCGCCCGGGCGCTGTACTCCGACCCGCTCGTCCTCGTCATGGACGAGGCGACGAGCGCGCTCGACACCGCCACCGAGGAGGCCGTCGCCCGCGCGATCCGCGACCTCCACGGCGACGTCACGGTCATCAGCGTCGCGCACCGGCTCTCCACGATCCGCCACAGCGACCAGGTGTGCTTCATGCGCGACGCCCGCATCGTGGCCCGCGGGACCTTCGAGGAGGTCGTGGCCAGCGAGCCCGACTTCGCCTACCAGGCGAGCCTGGCGGGTCTCGCGTGA
- the wecB gene encoding non-hydrolyzing UDP-N-acetylglucosamine 2-epimerase — MKILSVVGARPQFVKLSPVAHALAAAGHEHVIVHTGQHYDAALSDVFFADLGIDRPDVNLHVGSGSHAEQTGAMLPGLERAMLDHRPDWVLVYGDTNSTVAAALAAVKIHQPVAHLEAGLRSFNRRMPEEHNRVMTDHAADLLLAPTAVAVEHLRSEGLADRTVLVGDVMTDVLYRVRDEVVREGAPAVAAPEGDYLVATIHRAENTDDPERLGAIVGALASLPRPVLLLAHPRLRDRAAAAGIDLTAGAVTVLEPQPYPTLVALVARSSGVVTDSGGLQKEAFLLRVPCTTLRRETEWVETVELGWNVLDGDLTDVAGHALRPTPPATDAAPYGDGHAAEQVVAALTEALPA, encoded by the coding sequence GTGAAGATCCTCAGCGTCGTCGGTGCCCGCCCGCAGTTCGTCAAGCTCTCGCCCGTCGCCCACGCCCTGGCGGCCGCCGGTCACGAGCACGTCATCGTCCACACCGGCCAGCACTACGACGCCGCCCTGTCCGACGTCTTCTTCGCCGACCTCGGCATCGACCGCCCGGACGTCAACCTCCACGTGGGCTCCGGCTCGCACGCCGAGCAGACCGGGGCGATGCTCCCCGGCCTCGAGCGGGCGATGCTCGACCACCGCCCCGACTGGGTGCTCGTCTACGGCGACACGAACTCCACCGTCGCCGCCGCGCTCGCCGCGGTGAAGATCCACCAGCCCGTGGCCCACCTCGAGGCGGGGCTGCGCTCCTTCAACCGGCGCATGCCCGAGGAGCACAACCGGGTGATGACCGACCACGCCGCCGACCTCCTGCTCGCCCCGACCGCCGTCGCCGTGGAGCACCTGCGCTCCGAGGGACTGGCCGACCGGACGGTCCTCGTCGGCGACGTCATGACCGACGTCCTGTACCGGGTGCGCGACGAGGTCGTGCGCGAGGGCGCCCCCGCCGTCGCGGCCCCCGAGGGGGACTACCTCGTCGCGACCATCCACCGCGCGGAGAACACCGACGACCCCGAGCGTCTCGGGGCCATCGTCGGGGCGCTGGCGAGCCTGCCCCGGCCCGTCCTGCTGCTGGCCCACCCGCGCCTGCGTGACCGCGCGGCGGCCGCCGGGATCGACCTCACGGCCGGGGCGGTCACCGTCCTCGAGCCGCAGCCCTACCCGACGCTCGTCGCGCTCGTCGCGCGGTCCTCCGGTGTCGTCACCGACTCCGGCGGCCTGCAGAAGGAGGCCTTCCTCCTGCGGGTGCCGTGCACGACGCTGCGCCGGGAGACCGAGTGGGTCGAGACGGTCGAGCTCGGCTGGAACGTCCTGGACGGGGACCTCACCGACGTCGCCGGCCACGCGCTGCGTCCCACGCCGCCCGCCACCGACGCCGCCCCCTACGGGGACGGGCACGCGGCCGAGCAGGTCGTCGCGGCGCTCACGGAGGCGCTGCCGGCCTGA
- a CDS encoding DUF2804 family protein — translation MSPSRTAAAAPALTPWGAALDPAAVLPEHPRPQLTRPGHLSLNGHWDYAILPAPAGLGPGARGLDRLSPPRSWDGQILVPFSPEAPLSGVRRQVGPGDLLWYRRTLRLPAGFDRGRLHLHLGAVDQHCAVLLDGRVVGTHEGGYLPFTLDVTGRLAEGGTHELAVVVRDLSDTSYHSRGKQTLEPSGIWYTAQSGIWQTVWLESVPEQHVTGLRLLPHLADGRLEVTVLGPAGLRASVEVRDGDAVVGGTDDAATGEPVRLHLPDARPWSPQDPHLYDLTVTLGEDVVTSYAGMRSVGVAADRSGVPRLHLNGRPFFQAGALDQGYWPDGLYTPPSDAALVHDIETMRDLGFTMLRQHIKIAPLRWYHHCDRLGMLVWQDLVNGGGRYRPAVVTAPVLTPLRLRDDRYAAFARADAAGRAEFRREARATVELLRDVPSVVAWVPFNEGWGQFDAADVAAEVRTLDPTRVVDHASGWHDQGAGDVDSRHVYFRPVHLRHRGGDRALVLSEFGGYSLRSEADAPDVPREFGYRRYRDPEAFALAVERLHLGQVLPSVRHGLAASVYTQVSDVEGETNGLLSADRRTVKIAPARMRALNDQLTRAGTEGPSVPEREITEPVALCRPDGRLDPAAVGWTRRQLHDTDGIGRGAYARGRSKRWEYWNVVTPTHVLALTVSDIDYAGVHEVWLLDRATGEAVGANAISPLAAGTTLPGTLGRGPVRARAGDLAIAVDEVDGGTRLRAVTSRVRLDVLAERPAGHEAMGVVVPWDERLFQYTVKDVARPARGRLWVDGRVHDVPAGESWAVLDHGRGRWPYEMRWNWGAGSGVSAGRVVGVQLGARWTQGTGSTENALVVDGVVHKISEELRWEYSTEGGPWRVRGERADLTLTPFHVKESRTALGVLASDTHQAFGHWSGWMSDSAGTRVSVDGATGWAEDVLNRW, via the coding sequence ATGTCTCCCAGCCGCACCGCCGCGGCGGCCCCGGCGCTCACCCCCTGGGGCGCGGCGCTCGACCCGGCGGCAGTCCTGCCCGAGCACCCCCGCCCGCAGCTCACCCGCCCGGGGCACCTCAGCCTCAACGGGCACTGGGACTACGCGATCCTCCCGGCGCCCGCAGGGCTGGGCCCGGGAGCGCGCGGGCTGGACCGTCTCTCCCCGCCGCGCTCGTGGGACGGGCAGATCCTCGTGCCCTTCTCCCCCGAGGCGCCGCTGTCCGGCGTCCGGCGCCAGGTGGGTCCCGGGGACCTGCTCTGGTACCGCCGCACGCTGCGGCTGCCTGCCGGGTTCGACCGCGGGCGCCTCCACCTCCATCTCGGCGCCGTCGACCAGCACTGCGCCGTCCTCCTCGACGGCCGCGTCGTCGGCACCCACGAGGGCGGCTACCTGCCCTTCACCCTCGACGTCACCGGCCGGCTCGCCGAGGGCGGGACGCACGAGCTCGCCGTCGTCGTGCGCGACCTGTCCGACACCTCCTACCACTCCCGCGGCAAGCAGACCCTCGAGCCGAGCGGCATCTGGTACACCGCGCAGTCGGGGATCTGGCAGACGGTGTGGCTGGAGTCGGTGCCCGAGCAGCACGTCACCGGGCTGCGGCTCCTCCCGCACCTGGCCGACGGCCGGCTCGAGGTCACCGTGCTCGGCCCGGCCGGGCTCCGGGCGAGCGTCGAGGTCCGCGACGGGGACGCCGTCGTCGGCGGGACGGACGACGCCGCGACGGGCGAGCCGGTGCGCCTGCACCTGCCCGACGCGCGGCCGTGGAGCCCGCAGGACCCGCACCTGTACGACCTCACCGTGACGCTGGGTGAGGACGTCGTCACCTCCTACGCGGGGATGCGCTCGGTGGGTGTGGCAGCGGACCGCTCCGGCGTGCCGCGCCTGCACCTCAACGGCCGGCCCTTCTTCCAGGCGGGCGCGCTCGACCAGGGCTACTGGCCCGACGGGCTCTACACCCCGCCGTCGGACGCGGCCCTCGTGCACGACATCGAGACGATGAGGGACCTCGGCTTCACGATGCTGCGCCAGCACATCAAGATCGCGCCGCTGCGCTGGTACCACCACTGCGACCGGCTCGGCATGCTCGTGTGGCAGGACCTCGTCAACGGCGGCGGGCGCTACCGGCCGGCGGTCGTCACGGCGCCGGTGCTCACCCCGCTGCGGCTGCGCGACGACCGCTACGCGGCGTTCGCCCGCGCCGACGCCGCCGGGCGTGCGGAGTTCCGCCGGGAGGCGCGCGCGACCGTCGAGCTGCTCCGCGACGTGCCGAGCGTCGTCGCCTGGGTGCCGTTCAACGAGGGCTGGGGCCAGTTCGACGCCGCCGACGTCGCCGCGGAGGTCCGCACGCTGGACCCCACCCGCGTCGTCGACCACGCGAGCGGCTGGCACGACCAGGGCGCCGGTGACGTCGACAGCCGGCACGTGTACTTCCGGCCCGTCCACCTGCGCCACCGCGGCGGGGACCGGGCGCTCGTCCTGTCCGAGTTCGGCGGTTACAGCCTGCGCAGCGAGGCCGACGCCCCGGACGTCCCCCGTGAGTTCGGCTACCGCCGCTACCGCGACCCGGAGGCCTTCGCGCTCGCCGTCGAGCGGCTCCACCTCGGCCAGGTGCTCCCCTCCGTCCGCCACGGCCTGGCGGCGTCGGTGTACACCCAGGTGTCGGACGTCGAGGGCGAGACGAACGGGCTGCTGTCCGCCGACCGGCGCACCGTGAAGATCGCGCCCGCGCGGATGCGTGCCCTCAACGACCAGCTCACCCGGGCGGGCACGGAGGGGCCCAGCGTGCCCGAGCGGGAGATCACCGAGCCGGTGGCGCTGTGCCGCCCCGACGGCCGCCTCGATCCTGCCGCCGTCGGCTGGACCCGGCGACAGCTGCACGACACCGACGGGATCGGCCGCGGTGCCTACGCCCGCGGACGCAGCAAGCGGTGGGAGTACTGGAACGTCGTCACCCCGACGCACGTCCTCGCGCTCACCGTCTCCGACATCGACTACGCCGGGGTCCACGAGGTGTGGCTGCTCGACCGCGCCACCGGCGAGGCCGTCGGCGCCAACGCGATCAGCCCGCTCGCGGCCGGGACCACGCTTCCCGGCACCCTCGGGCGCGGCCCGGTGCGGGCCCGGGCCGGGGACCTCGCCATCGCCGTCGACGAGGTCGACGGCGGCACCCGGCTGCGCGCCGTCACCTCGCGCGTCCGCCTCGACGTCCTCGCCGAGCGGCCCGCCGGCCACGAGGCGATGGGCGTCGTCGTGCCCTGGGACGAGCGGCTTTTCCAGTACACGGTCAAGGACGTCGCCCGGCCCGCGCGCGGCCGGCTGTGGGTCGACGGGCGGGTCCACGACGTGCCCGCCGGTGAGTCGTGGGCGGTGCTCGACCACGGGCGCGGGCGCTGGCCCTACGAGATGCGCTGGAACTGGGGCGCCGGCTCGGGCGTGAGCGCCGGGCGGGTCGTCGGGGTCCAGCTCGGCGCCCGGTGGACGCAGGGCACCGGCTCGACGGAGAACGCGCTCGTCGTCGACGGGGTCGTCCACAAGATCAGCGAGGAGCTCCGCTGGGAGTACTCGACCGAGGGCGGCCCGTGGCGGGTGCGCGGGGAGCGTGCGGACCTCACCCTCACCCCGTTCCACGTCAAGGAGTCGCGCACGGCGCTGGGCGTGCTCGCCAGCGACACCCACCAGGCGTTCGGGCACTGGTCGGGGTGGATGAGCGACTCCGCCGGGACGCGGGTGAGCGTGGACGGTGCCACCGGCTGGGCGGAGGACGTCCTCAACCGGTGGTGA
- a CDS encoding VOC family protein: MEPRISVVTLAVRDLAASRRFYLDGLGWSAVVDVPGEVVMVQVGAHVVLSLWDEAAFEAEVGPLARGDGVPPLTLAHNVVTPAEVDEVLATAHAAGASVDAARTREWGGYSGYFADPDGFRWEVAHNPGPVGRLLLP, encoded by the coding sequence GTGGAGCCACGGATCAGCGTCGTCACGCTCGCGGTGCGCGACCTCGCGGCGAGTCGCCGCTTCTACCTGGACGGCCTGGGCTGGAGCGCCGTCGTCGACGTGCCCGGTGAGGTCGTCATGGTGCAGGTGGGCGCGCACGTCGTGCTCTCGCTGTGGGACGAGGCCGCCTTCGAGGCCGAGGTCGGCCCCCTCGCCCGCGGTGACGGGGTCCCGCCGCTCACCCTCGCGCACAACGTCGTCACACCCGCCGAGGTCGACGAGGTGCTGGCGACGGCGCACGCCGCCGGGGCGAGCGTCGACGCGGCCCGGACGCGCGAGTGGGGCGGTTACAGCGGCTACTTCGCCGACCCGGACGGCTTCCGGTGGGAGGTGGCCCACAACCCCGGCCCGGTGGGACGGTTGCTCCTGCCCTGA
- a CDS encoding nucleotide sugar dehydrogenase, translating into MRIAVVALGKIGLPLAVQFADAGHEVVGVDVQQSVVDLVNEGREPFPGEAHLQEKLSELVPAGRLRATTDYGQAVPGADAVVVVVPLFVDDETWEPDFAWMDAATRSLAEHLTPGTLVSYETTLPVGTTRGRWKPMIEEISGLREGEDFHLVFSPERVLTGRVFADLRRYPKLVGGLSTAGADLAREFYEAVLSFDERPDLARPNGVWDMGSAEAAEMAKLAETTYRDVNIGLANQFAVFADKVGIDVYAVIEACNSQPYSHIHRPGIAVGGHCIPVYPRLYLSTDPDASIVRTARQHNAGMPEYAISRAAELLGDLTGLRAVVLGASYRGGVKETAFSGVFATVAALRERGAQVLVHDPMYTDEELTAFGWEPYRLGEPVDLAVVQADHADYRELTPADLPGVRLLVDGRQVTDAAAWAGTPRVAIGAGH; encoded by the coding sequence ATGCGTATCGCGGTGGTTGCCCTGGGCAAGATCGGTCTGCCGTTGGCGGTGCAGTTCGCCGACGCGGGGCACGAGGTCGTGGGCGTGGACGTCCAGCAGTCCGTCGTCGACCTCGTCAACGAGGGACGCGAGCCGTTCCCCGGCGAGGCGCACCTCCAGGAGAAGCTCTCCGAGCTCGTCCCCGCGGGCCGGCTGCGGGCCACGACGGACTACGGCCAGGCCGTCCCCGGCGCCGACGCGGTCGTCGTCGTCGTCCCGCTCTTCGTCGACGACGAGACGTGGGAGCCGGACTTCGCGTGGATGGACGCCGCGACGCGCTCGCTGGCCGAGCACCTCACGCCGGGCACCCTCGTGTCCTACGAGACGACGCTGCCCGTGGGCACCACCCGGGGCCGCTGGAAGCCGATGATCGAGGAGATCTCCGGGCTGCGTGAGGGCGAGGACTTCCACCTCGTCTTCTCCCCCGAGCGGGTGCTCACCGGGCGGGTCTTCGCCGACCTGCGGCGCTACCCCAAGCTCGTCGGCGGGCTGAGCACGGCGGGCGCGGACCTCGCCCGCGAGTTCTACGAGGCCGTCCTCAGCTTCGACGAGCGCCCCGACCTCGCCCGCCCCAACGGCGTGTGGGACATGGGCAGCGCCGAGGCCGCCGAGATGGCCAAGCTCGCCGAGACGACCTACCGCGACGTCAACATCGGGCTGGCCAACCAGTTCGCCGTCTTCGCCGACAAGGTCGGCATCGACGTCTACGCGGTCATCGAGGCCTGCAACTCCCAGCCCTACTCCCACATCCACCGCCCGGGCATCGCCGTCGGCGGCCACTGCATCCCGGTCTACCCGCGCCTCTACCTGTCCACCGACCCTGACGCCTCGATCGTGCGCACGGCGCGCCAGCACAACGCCGGGATGCCCGAGTACGCGATCTCCCGCGCCGCCGAGCTGCTCGGCGACCTCACCGGGCTGCGGGCGGTCGTCCTCGGCGCCTCCTACCGCGGCGGGGTCAAGGAGACGGCGTTCTCCGGGGTGTTCGCCACGGTCGCCGCGCTGCGCGAGCGCGGTGCGCAGGTGCTCGTCCACGACCCGATGTACACCGACGAGGAGCTCACCGCCTTCGGCTGGGAGCCCTACCGGCTCGGCGAGCCGGTCGACCTCGCCGTCGTCCAGGCCGACCACGCGGACTACCGTGAGCTGACCCCCGCCGACCTGCCCGGCGTGCGCCTGCTCGTCGACGGTCGCCAGGTCACCGACGCCGCCGCGTGGGCGGGCACCCCCCGCGTCGCCATCGGGGCCGGCCACTGA